The segment GGATTTGTTCTGCTTCATCAATTAGCCACTTTCGCTCGGCTTCCAGTTGTTCATTCCCGTAGGTTAAAATCAGGCTAAGCCATTGAATTGATTCTTTGGTCTCTCTCCTTGATACCTTAATCTTCATCTTTTCATCGGCCCTACCCAAATCATCCGAAGCCTCAATATAGTTAGCAGAAACAGATCCACTTGATCGTATTAATTGTTTAATGTATTCGGTGTTGATAATATCCCATTTTACGGAACGACAAAAATCCCGGCTACGTTCAGCAAACTTGAAAAATCGTATTTCCAATTCCTACGACATAGGTTAGCATTTATTATGATGACTATTACTTATAACGACTGAATCTCACCTGTGTCTTGCACCTTGTTCCTTGTGCCTTGATCCTTGTGCCTTATAGGAGTACAACTTCGGGTTTTTCCCAATCCACCGTCACTTTCTGGCTTAGAATGGAATCGATGGCTTTGCCGGTGTAATCGGGTTGGATTGGTAGTTGGCGGTTGAAACGGCGATCGACGAGCACCAGGAGTTCTACTTTTGCGGGACGGCCAAAATCGACAAGGGCATCCATGGCTGCACGTATGGTACGACCCGTGTACAGCACATCATCGATCAGGATCACATTTTTATTTTCGATATTGAAGTTGATGGTGGTTTGGTTAGCCACGTGCAGTTCCTTATGCACATCATCACGATAAAATGTTATATCCAGCTTACCGTATTGCAGTTTTTGATCGGGGTAAATGTCTTGAATGATCTGTACGATCCGATCGGCCATATAAATACCTCTCGGCTGCAGACCAACAAATACGGTGTCGGTAAACGGGTGATGATTCTCGATCAACTGGTGACTGAGACGCTGTATGGTGAGTTGTAACTGTTCGTTTGATAAGATGGTCTTCACTGCTCTGAAATTTTGATAAAAATAAACACTTCGTGGTAAAATACTTAAATTGGTTTTGATGCATTTGCTGAAACGCTTTGCCCGGCTTCTCCTGTTTGTAGTGCAGCTACTGGCCGATCTGCTGGTGCTGTATGTTTGCTTTGTATTGATCGGTTGTTTCTGGCCGAGAAATAAAGATGAGATCAAACACAGCAAGGGCATTCCTTTACTGATTCACGGCGATGGGTTTCATACTGAATTGTATTTACCTGTGGAAGATTCATTGCAGATCATCAACTGGATGGATTGGTTTGATGATTCGATCATGCGCAGCAAACATATAGATCGAAAACTAATCAGTTTTGCCTGGGCCGATGAGGACTGGATGACTGAAGTTGCACAAGACAGATCACATCGTATATCAACGATTGCTGAAATAGTTGCGAAGCCCGGCAACAGCAGTGTGATGCACATCCAATGGCGGGATACAGTCTGGCCGCTGAAACTACCGGTTACGGTGAAGCGCTTTTTGTCTGTTGAGCAGTATCTGCAATTGATCAGTTATATCCAATCAGGATTTAACATTGAAAACGGGAAACCTGTTATACAATCGTACCTGGGGTTTTACGGTTACGATTATATGTACAGATCCACGTTCAAATACGGACTTTTTACCACCTGCAATCAATGGACGAGTAATGCACTCAATGCATGCGGCATACGCACTGCTTCGTTTTCACCATTTGGCTGGGGATTATTTTATCAACTAAAAAAATAAGCTGCATGCACAAGTGCACACAGCTTACCGTTCTTCATGGGTCGTTTTTAATACTTGTGTTTGAACACATAAAATAAACCCACCTGGAACCCTCTGTTATATAAATTGATTCCGTCGTTTTCATTGATGCGGGTGATGCCGTGGTTATAACGGCCATCGATACCAAGGCCTGATTCGCCAACATAACTTGCACCAATGGTCCAACCTAATTCTGCGGTTTTAAACGATTCTTTTACGTCTGTCTTTGAATCACCCTGCTTAATATTTGCTGCAGCCAATATGCCCAACTGTGGTCCGGTTTGAATCCGGAAACCTTTATCAAACATATATTGCAGTTGCAAAGGCACATTCACATAATCCAATTTAACTTTCGCATCGTTTGTTTGTGCACCTTGACCTGAGTACATTATTTCAGGCTGCAATGCCCATGATTTACTCAAGTGAATGTGTGCAAGACCACCTGCATGAAATCCTGCCTTCGTCTCATAATTAGCATCAGGAGAACTTGCAAGATTTGTAATATTTAACCCGCCTTTTATTCCAAAATGTACGTTACTCTTATGCTGTGCATGTGCAAAGCCTGCCAATAATAATGCTCCTGAAATGAATAATGCTTTCATCTGATTATTTTTTAAAGTGTTATTGCCAAATGTTATTCACCGAAATACATTTCACCATGTTTTTTTGAAGAATGAATATTTTATCGGCTCATATCATGATAAATGATTTTGATTAAACAATTCCGTGCACGGAGACAACCCATCACTTTAAAAAATCATGCCAAAACAACTTCACAACAAGAACAACTTGTTTTAAATCATTAAAAGCAAATGCATTAACCCTAAAAAAACAAAGAATTTCATCAACCATCCTAAGCCCATTGAATGAAAATAACTTTTGACAAAATTTTTATTCGCCTTTATCTTATGTGCCTGCCTCTCCTTAGTAAAAAATACTAAACCACCAGACATGCATGCAAAAGCTTTGAATTCTTATAAACAGTTATTATTTTTAATTATCAATAGTTCTTA is part of the Lacibacter sediminis genome and harbors:
- a CDS encoding porin family protein; this encodes MKALFISGALLLAGFAHAQHKSNVHFGIKGGLNITNLASSPDANYETKAGFHAGGLAHIHLSKSWALQPEIMYSGQGAQTNDAKVKLDYVNVPLQLQYMFDKGFRIQTGPQLGILAAANIKQGDSKTDVKESFKTAELGWTIGASYVGESGLGIDGRYNHGITRINENDGINLYNRGFQVGLFYVFKHKY
- the pyrR gene encoding bifunctional pyr operon transcriptional regulator/uracil phosphoribosyltransferase PyrR, whose protein sequence is MKTILSNEQLQLTIQRLSHQLIENHHPFTDTVFVGLQPRGIYMADRIVQIIQDIYPDQKLQYGKLDITFYRDDVHKELHVANQTTINFNIENKNVILIDDVLYTGRTIRAAMDALVDFGRPAKVELLVLVDRRFNRQLPIQPDYTGKAIDSILSQKVTVDWEKPEVVLL
- a CDS encoding DUF2459 domain-containing protein yields the protein MHLLKRFARLLLFVVQLLADLLVLYVCFVLIGCFWPRNKDEIKHSKGIPLLIHGDGFHTELYLPVEDSLQIINWMDWFDDSIMRSKHIDRKLISFAWADEDWMTEVAQDRSHRISTIAEIVAKPGNSSVMHIQWRDTVWPLKLPVTVKRFLSVEQYLQLISYIQSGFNIENGKPVIQSYLGFYGYDYMYRSTFKYGLFTTCNQWTSNALNACGIRTASFSPFGWGLFYQLKK
- a CDS encoding four helix bundle protein; amino-acid sequence: MEIRFFKFAERSRDFCRSVKWDIINTEYIKQLIRSSGSVSANYIEASDDLGRADEKMKIKVSRRETKESIQWLSLILTYGNEQLEAERKWLIDEAEQIRKILSAIINKLGG